From a single Brassica napus cultivar Da-Ae chromosome C9, Da-Ae, whole genome shotgun sequence genomic region:
- the LOC106416620 gene encoding uncharacterized protein LOC106416620 isoform X1: MAHGRYDNNYRKKSGQIPRFGDWEDANEMPITQYFENARQAGLLRHHHNFTTSSSSTATSSSSSSSAEALKLASHHPRPRHLHHSRQTAGTKEKRGPQRRVRDVSSQTDKYYVDVTGVKHDVAPASRPPKPVDEDLYKIPPELIYSSRRKRRSGFLACLVPCAS, translated from the exons ATGGCTCAT GGGAGATATGATAATAATTATAGGAAGAAAAGCGGCCAGATTCCTAGATTTGGAGATTGGGAGGACGCAAATGAGATGCCAATAACACAATACTTCGAGAATGCAAGACAAGCTGGTCTGCTTCGTCACCACCATAACTTcactacttcttcttcttccacagctacttcatcatcttcttcttcttctgcagaAGCCTTGAAGCTTGCTTCTCACCATCCCCGTCCACGTCACCTCCATCATTCAAGACAG ACGGCGGGGACGAAGGAAAAGAGGGGACCACAAAGGCGCGTGCGTGACGTCAGTTCACAGACAGACAAGTATTATGTAGACGTCACCGGAGTGAAACACGACGTGGCTCCGGCTTCGAGGCCACCTAAGCCCGTTGATGAGGATCTCTACAAGATTCCTCCTGAGCTTATCTATTCTTCAAGAAGG AAGAGAAGGTCTGGCTTTTTAGCATGTTTGGTTCCATGTGCATCTTGA
- the LOC106416620 gene encoding uncharacterized protein LOC106416620 isoform X2, with product MAHGRYDNNYRKKSGQIPRFGDWEDANEMPITQYFENARQAEALKLASHHPRPRHLHHSRQTAGTKEKRGPQRRVRDVSSQTDKYYVDVTGVKHDVAPASRPPKPVDEDLYKIPPELIYSSRRKRRSGFLACLVPCAS from the exons ATGGCTCAT GGGAGATATGATAATAATTATAGGAAGAAAAGCGGCCAGATTCCTAGATTTGGAGATTGGGAGGACGCAAATGAGATGCCAATAACACAATACTTCGAGAATGCAAGACAAGCTG aAGCCTTGAAGCTTGCTTCTCACCATCCCCGTCCACGTCACCTCCATCATTCAAGACAG ACGGCGGGGACGAAGGAAAAGAGGGGACCACAAAGGCGCGTGCGTGACGTCAGTTCACAGACAGACAAGTATTATGTAGACGTCACCGGAGTGAAACACGACGTGGCTCCGGCTTCGAGGCCACCTAAGCCCGTTGATGAGGATCTCTACAAGATTCCTCCTGAGCTTATCTATTCTTCAAGAAGG AAGAGAAGGTCTGGCTTTTTAGCATGTTTGGTTCCATGTGCATCTTGA